The genomic DNA TGCGTTAAAAAACTCGTTCCGGCAAACCCTGTTGTCTCCCTGTTATCGCATATTGTTGCCTTTTATGACGTCAGTGCTGTAACGCTGATCGTGAATAATTGTTGTCAAGAAAAACccgtttttttatttaaaacaCTTTATTTACATCATTTGGATATTAAGACAAATATAAAATGCACTATACACTGGAACACTCCGTAAAAACTAGAGCTGCACTTTCCTTGCTTTCGATGAAGCAAACTGTTCTATAATGACGTCAAAGTTCGTTTTTTCAGTTTCTTCTCTTTCCACACTCAGTAGCGCAAGGTCAGTAAGTCTGTCTTGGCCCATTGTGGCACGCAAATAGGAGAGTATTAGCTTCAGCTTGCTGAAGGACCTCTCACAGCCAGCGATGGAAACTCCAATGGTTAACATCATCTGAAGGGCGACGCGAAGGTTGGGGAATACGCCATCATCACCATACTCCACAATAAATTTAAGAAGTTCCTCCGGTCTTGATACTGTCTGGTCAATACGCCGTGAAAGCAGCAGCCTACAATCTAAAATCTCTTCATAGAGGTCTTGCGCGTTAACGTCGGAACTGTAGAAATTGCCAAATGTGTTGCAATTTGTTTTTAGTTCGTTTTTGTCTTCGCTGTAGCACAGCTTGTTGATGTCGAGCAGAAAGCCAAACTTGAGGTCGGTGTCCTGCAGGCGAGTAAACCTCTGGTCGATTTCCGAATGAAGACGATCGAGTGTGCATTTCATAACCCTTTCTGTTTCCTGTTTAGCCGTCAACGCCTCTCCTTTCGACTTTTCACCAGGCATCTGTTTTTTTCGTCGTGCACGCCTTTCAACGTCGACATCATACGTCTCACAGAGACGAAGCCCTTCACCAAGTGACTCACTTACCAGAGTTTCCCTTTCTTCATGAAAGTGATCTCTGAGAGCTTTCATGTCTAAGGCAGCATCGTGAAAGTTCATTTTAGGATCTTGCAGTCTTTTTTGAACACGGTCTATGCGAACAAGTACCTTGTTCCAAAAGCCCAGCAAAATCAAAAAATCATAACTTAATATCCGCTTCTGCAGTAGTGCAGCATCACTTTTCGTCTCGCTCGTTTCTTGGTCATTATTTGACATTTCCTGAACAACTTCAAGTATCTTCTCAAGGTATCTACCGACCGGCTTCACTGCTTCGACCCTTGCACTCCATCTGGTCTCAGACTCTGATTTCACAACAACAGGCACTGCATTTTTTAATTTCTCCCAACGGTACGTTGAGCGAGAAAAAAACACGTAAAGTGCTTCGATGGTCCCAAAAAAAGTCATCATCATGGCTTCTTCCTTAGCAGCATGTACACCAACCAAGTTCAGTGAGTGGTTGTCGCAGTTTACAAAGATTGCCAGTTTGTTTTTTTCCGCGATTCTTTGACTGACACCACTTTTTTGTCCAGCCATCACGGCAGCGTTGTCGTAGCATTGTGACCGACAGTCCTGTAAGTTCATTCTGTCCTCTTCCAGCTTGCCAAGTATCACGTCAACGAAGCTCTCGGCGTCTTTGTTCTTTACATGGATAAAGCCGAGGAAGGACTCCTGAACATAAACAGATTTTTTATCAAAGTCAACTTCCACATATCGCACAACTTCTGACATTTGCTCACGGTGTGCCTGGTCGGGAGTGGTGTCAAACATAATGCCATAATATTTGGCTTTACGGATTTTTCGCAGCAAGGACTCGCGAACTGTGACAGCCATCATGTGAATGAATTCATTCTGTACAGAAGGCGATAGGTACGAAGTGGACCCTGGATGACTTTCAACGTATGTGAGGTGTTGCTTCATAACGGGGTCAAAAACGGCAATTAACTTCAAAAGACCAAGAAAATTTCCGACATTGTTCTCGCGGCTGGTTTGAAAACTCTCTCGATGCCCTCGTAATGCCAAGTTCTGTGTAGCAAGAAATTTTATGCAGTGGAGGACTCTCGTCAAAATTTCACGCCACTTGTGCTTTTCTTTCTCCATCTGTGACTGAAGGTCAGCGTCAATTATTCCCGTAGTATGCATCaaatttctttccatttctttccACTGTGAGAAACACATTCGGTGATTCTTTGCATTCTCGTGAAGGGTGATCTTCTCGGGTGCCTTCCATTTGGTGAATCCCCCCTCTTGTTCCAAAGATGATAGGTGATCTGAGCGGGAAAAAAGGAGGCAACAAATGCAAAATGCTGCCTTTTTGGCAGGAGAGTAGGCCAGCCACGAACGGGTGACTTCTTCACCACGACCATCACCTAATTTCTTCTTAAACCAACTCTTAGTCATTGATCGGTTGTTTGTTGGCAAGAAAGGTCCTTCCCGATTTTGGAAATACATGGCCCCGAGTTTAACAATTTCCGTTCGTACAGCGTCAGACACAACGGCTTTTCCAGTACCAGTGTCAAATTTTAAGAGACCTAGGTCATGCTTCTGAACGAGTTCTGAGATGATAGGTTGAGGGTGCTTCGTGGAATCCAGTTTGCTTAGCTTCAGAGCAACAGGCTCAACCAGCCGAAGTCCAATGTCGGTTCCGTTGTCCTCCTCCTCTACTGCAATATCCCCGGGATTGTCTGCGCATAGCA from Rhipicephalus microplus isolate Deutch F79 unplaced genomic scaffold, USDA_Rmic scaffold_186, whole genome shotgun sequence includes the following:
- the LOC142791750 gene encoding zinc finger MYM-type protein 1-like: MRNAAVFSGQEAKRLLAALFFLPQGGRKNFFQPSKAMDRVTKTKRKESGAEGRKRRRLQAQEAEKSKKFFAPFFEKPGASTSSCPLEVAPSPATSLMSVQLDEGVVHETSKHSMLCADNPGDIAVEEEDNGTDIGLRLVEPVALKLSKLDSTKHPQPIISELVQKHDLGLLKFDTGTGKAVVSDAVRTEIVKLGAMYFQNREGPFLPTNNRSMTKSWFKKKLGDGRGEEVTRSWLAYSPAKKAAFCICCLLFSRSDHLSSLEQEGGFTKWKAPEKITLHENAKNHRMCFSQWKEMERNLMHTTGIIDADLQSQMEKEKHKWREILTRVLHCIKFLATQNLALRGHRESFQTSRENNVGNFLGLLKLIAVFDPVMKQHLTYVESHPGSTSYLSPSVQNEFIHMMAVTVRESLLRKIRKAKYYGIMFDTTPDQAHREQMSEVVRYVEVDFDKKSVYVQESFLGFIHVKNKDAESFVDVILGKLEEDRMNLQDCRSQCYDNAAVMAGQKSGVSQRIAEKNKLAIFVNCDNHSLNLVGVHAAKEEAMMMTFFGTIEALYVFFSRSTYRWEKLKNAVPVVVKSESETRWSARVEAVKPVGRYLEKILEVVQEMSNNDQETSETKSDAALLQKRILSYDFLILLGFWNKVLVRIDRVQKRLQDPKMNFHDAALDMKALRDHFHEERETLVSESLGEGLRLCETYDVDVERRARRKKQMPGEKSKGEALTAKQETERVMKCTLDRLHSEIDQRFTRLQDTDLKFGFLLDINKLCYSEDKNELKTNCNTFGNFYSSDVNAQDLYEEILDCRLLLSRRIDQTVSRPEELLKFIVEYGDDGVFPNLRVALQMMLTIGVSIAGCERSFSKLKLILSYLRATMGQDRLTDLALLSVEREETEKTNFDVIIEQFASSKARKVQL